In a single window of the Niabella ginsenosidivorans genome:
- a CDS encoding AMP-dependent synthetase/ligase — translation MMMNFPAFRLFDTIDYQLKNFPKANMLNAKVNGQWKSFSTQEVSDLVNQLSAGLLKKGIKGSNESTEASDKIAIISQNRPEWVFTDLAVQQTGAILVPIYPTTNPHELEFILNESRAKFIFVNNKDLLEKVRSVKSDFLQGIYTFEPIEGTPHYSELLTPPDADLAKELSASKAAISPKHTATIIYTSGTTGTPKGVMLSHENIVSNVLFSKASFPFPDQPQVKALSFLPLNHIFEKTITYIYLFSGIGIYYAESMDTIADNLKEVQPNGFATVPRLLEKVYEKIMIKGKELTGIKKALFYWSVNLGAQYDNRVNKGWLYNKKLSIARKLVFSKWREALGGNVQFIIAGGAAAPEKLLRIFNAAGIPVFEGYGPTEHSPVICVNRKTDNYIGTVGPAIEGIEVRIAEDGEILVKSPCVMQGYYKQPGLTAEVIHDGWLSTGDIGEWVENRYLKITDRKKELFKTSGGKYVAPQPIENKMKESKFIEQIMVVGNDKKFVSALIVPSFLAVKDWMREQKLAIGTNEEIVQNEKVHDLFRSVIDYHNANFNHVEQIKKFHLLPHEWSVETGEMTPKLSLKRKVILEKFRKEIDELYG, via the coding sequence CCAATGGAAATCTTTCTCAACACAGGAGGTGAGCGATCTTGTAAACCAGTTGTCGGCAGGGTTATTAAAAAAGGGAATTAAGGGCAGTAATGAATCTACCGAAGCAAGCGATAAGATCGCCATTATCAGCCAGAACCGGCCGGAATGGGTATTTACAGACCTGGCAGTTCAGCAGACCGGGGCCATCCTGGTTCCCATTTATCCCACAACCAACCCGCATGAGCTGGAATTTATACTGAATGAATCCCGGGCAAAATTCATTTTTGTAAATAATAAGGACCTTTTAGAAAAGGTGCGATCTGTTAAAAGCGATTTCCTGCAGGGCATTTATACTTTTGAGCCCATAGAGGGAACGCCTCATTATTCTGAATTGCTTACACCGCCGGATGCAGACCTGGCAAAAGAGCTCTCGGCAAGCAAGGCAGCCATCAGCCCCAAACATACAGCTACAATTATTTATACCTCCGGAACAACCGGAACGCCGAAGGGTGTTATGCTGAGCCATGAAAATATTGTAAGCAATGTGCTCTTTTCAAAAGCAAGCTTTCCGTTTCCGGATCAGCCCCAGGTAAAAGCGTTGAGCTTCTTACCGCTCAACCATATTTTCGAAAAGACCATTACCTATATTTACCTGTTCAGCGGTATTGGCATTTACTATGCAGAAAGCATGGACACTATTGCTGACAATTTAAAGGAGGTACAACCAAATGGTTTTGCCACTGTGCCCCGTTTGCTGGAGAAAGTATATGAAAAGATCATGATCAAGGGCAAGGAATTAACGGGCATAAAGAAAGCATTGTTTTACTGGAGCGTGAACCTGGGCGCACAATATGATAACCGGGTTAACAAAGGATGGCTATACAATAAAAAACTAAGCATTGCACGCAAACTCGTATTCAGCAAATGGCGCGAGGCATTGGGTGGGAATGTTCAATTTATTATAGCCGGGGGCGCCGCGGCGCCTGAAAAACTGCTGCGCATTTTCAATGCGGCAGGTATTCCTGTTTTTGAAGGTTACGGGCCTACTGAGCACAGCCCGGTAATTTGCGTAAACCGGAAAACTGATAATTACATAGGCACAGTGGGACCGGCTATTGAAGGGATCGAGGTCCGGATTGCGGAAGACGGGGAAATACTGGTAAAAAGCCCCTGTGTGATGCAGGGTTATTATAAACAACCCGGGCTTACGGCTGAGGTAATACACGATGGATGGCTGAGCACTGGCGATATTGGTGAATGGGTGGAAAACCGGTATCTGAAGATCACCGACCGGAAAAAGGAATTATTCAAGACCAGCGGTGGAAAATATGTAGCCCCGCAACCTATTGAAAATAAAATGAAGGAAAGCAAATTTATTGAGCAGATCATGGTGGTAGGCAACGATAAAAAATTTGTAAGCGCATTAATTGTGCCCTCCTTCCTGGCTGTTAAAGACTGGATGCGGGAACAGAAACTGGCTATTGGTACGAACGAAGAAATTGTACAGAATGAAAAAGTGCATGACCTGTTCCGGTCTGTAATTGATTATCATAACGCCAATTTTAACCATGTAGAGCAAATAAAAAAATTCCATTTGCTTCCCCATGAATGGAGCGTGGAAACCGGGGAAATGACACCCAAGCTCAGTCTGAAAAGAAAAGTGATCCTGGAAAAGTTCAGGAAGGAAATTGATGAGCTTTATGGTTAG
- a CDS encoding ATP-binding protein, translated as MKELAGRKEEQQLLNELLHSERPEFVAVFGRRRVGKTFLIRQVFNKQLVFHITGIANVNTSRQLSNFFTVFREVAPTMIKEVPVNWFKAFELLRSYLIKLSASKKK; from the coding sequence ATGAAAGAGCTTGCAGGCAGAAAGGAAGAGCAGCAACTGTTAAACGAGTTGTTGCACAGCGAAAGACCGGAATTTGTTGCTGTATTCGGCCGGCGCAGGGTAGGCAAAACGTTCCTGATCCGGCAGGTATTCAATAAACAATTAGTGTTTCATATTACAGGCATCGCCAATGTAAATACGTCCCGGCAATTATCCAATTTCTTCACCGTATTCAGAGAGGTGGCGCCAACAATGATCAAAGAGGTTCCGGTTAACTGGTTTAAGGCGTTTGAATTGCTGCGCAGCTACCTCATTAAGCTATCCGCGTCTAAAAAAAAGTAG
- a CDS encoding AAA family ATPase: MALEHFWNSWASTRSDMILVVCGSAASWMINKLINNRGGLYNRVTQRIRLMPFTLHETEDFFRLKHNSIDRYQILQLYMALGGVPFYLDEIRPGKSAFQEIDRVAFSKNGLLTGEYENLYRSLFNTPERHMAIVELLATKASGMSREGIVSKIKIKDGGVLTNILRELEESGFITKTHPFGKKIREGLYRLTDQYTLFYLKFIRNQKSAGKGSWASRIDSPQWRAWSGYAFENISLQHIEPIKKHWGSAGSILKFLPG; encoded by the coding sequence ATGGCTTTGGAACATTTCTGGAACTCATGGGCTTCCACACGTTCAGACATGATCCTTGTGGTATGCGGGTCTGCTGCGTCATGGATGATCAACAAACTCATCAATAACCGGGGCGGACTATACAACCGGGTTACCCAACGTATACGGCTGATGCCGTTCACCCTGCATGAAACGGAAGATTTCTTTCGCCTGAAGCACAATAGCATTGACCGCTACCAGATCCTGCAGCTTTATATGGCGTTAGGTGGTGTTCCTTTTTACCTGGATGAGATCAGGCCGGGCAAAAGTGCCTTTCAGGAAATTGACAGGGTTGCTTTTTCCAAAAACGGCCTGCTTACGGGTGAATACGAAAACCTCTACCGATCCCTTTTTAACACACCTGAGCGGCATATGGCCATTGTAGAGCTATTGGCAACGAAGGCCAGTGGCATGAGCCGCGAAGGCATTGTATCAAAAATAAAAATAAAAGATGGCGGTGTGCTAACCAATATACTCCGGGAGCTTGAAGAAAGCGGGTTCATTACCAAAACGCATCCGTTCGGCAAGAAAATCCGGGAAGGTCTCTATCGCCTCACCGACCAGTACACATTGTTTTATCTCAAATTTATCCGCAATCAGAAGTCTGCAGGAAAAGGTTCCTGGGCCAGTCGCATCGACAGCCCTCAGTGGCGGGCATGGAGCGGATATGCTTTTGAAAACATTAGCCTTCAGCACATCGAACCCATAAAAAAGCATTGGGGATCAGCGGGGTCTATTCTGAAGTTTCTTCCTGGTTAG